In Spinacia oleracea cultivar Varoflay chromosome 5, BTI_SOV_V1, whole genome shotgun sequence, a single window of DNA contains:
- the LOC110780690 gene encoding uncharacterized protein, with protein MQALKESNPGTVVEWCTLASNEDPSVHIFLRVFWAFKPSIDGFKHCRPLITIDGTHLYGKYKGTLLIAMGTDANSQLFPLAFAIVESENGESWNWFMKYIRHLVTQREGLCVISDRHAGILQTMNGVNSGWEEPRAHHPFCTRHLASNVNTQFKNAYVKNLFGKAADARQRKKFDYYLGIIGELNVEAHKYLMDISSHRWSIHHDGGFRYGVKTTNMSEAFNGVMKGARCLPITALVRMTFYRVNSYFVTRRGWGKRRIEEGHDFIEKATTTIEMNMAKSGAHEVQAFDHEMGLFEVTTGRGGM; from the coding sequence ATGCAAGCATTGAAAGAGTCTAATCCAGGAACCGTCGTGGAATGGTGTACCTTGGCTTCTAATGAAGATCCTTCTGTTCACATTTTTTTGAGAGTGTTTTGGGCATTCAAGCCTTCCATCGATGGTTTTAAGCACTGTCGACCCCTAATCACCATAGATGGAACTCATTTGTATGGTAAGTACAAGGGCACGTTACTCATAGCCATGGGTACCGATGCGAATTCTCAATTGTTCCCTCTTGCTTTTGCTATTGTTGAAAGTGAAAATGGTGAGAGTTGGAATTGGTTCATGAAATACATTCGGCATTTAGTTACTCAGAGGGAAGGTTTATGTGTCATTTCTGATAGACATGCAGGGATTTTGCAAACAATGAATGGGGTCAATAGTGGGTGGGAGGAGCCGCGTGCCCACCATCCATTTTGTACTCGTCACCTTGCCTCTAATGTCAACACTCAGTTCAAGAATGCTTATGTGAAGAACCTTTTCGGAAAAGCCGCAGATGCTCGTCAAAGAAAGAAGTTTGATTACTACTTGGGAATAATTGGTGAATTGAATGTTGAAGCTCATAAGTACTTGATGGATATTTCTTCTCATCGGTGGTCGATCCACCATGATGGTGGTTTTAGATATGGCGTGAAAACCACAAACATGTCCGAAGCTTTTAATGGGGTGATGAAAGGTGCTCGTTGTTTGCCGATAACCGCCCTTGTTCGGATGACGTTTTACCGAGTGAACTCCTACTTTGTTACAAGACGAGGTTGGGGTAAAAGGAGAATTGAAGAAGGCCACGATTTCATTGAGAAGgccacaacaacaattgaaatgAACATGGCAAAATCTGGTGCTCACGAGGTCCAAGCCTTTGATCATGAGATGGGGCTATTTGAGGTTACAACTGGACGAGGAggcatgtaa